A region from the Brassica napus cultivar Da-Ae chromosome C8, Da-Ae, whole genome shotgun sequence genome encodes:
- the LOC106411741 gene encoding MADS-box protein SVP has protein sequence MAREKIQIRKIDNATARQVTFSKRRRGLFKKAEELSVLCDADVALIIFSSTGKLFEFCSSSMREVLERHNLQSKNLEKLDQPSLELQLVENSDHALLSKEIAGKSHRLRQMRGEELQGLNIEELQQLEKALESGLTRVIETKSEKIMNEISYLQRKGMQLMDVNKRLRQQGTQLTEENERLGQQIYNNVHERYGGGESENTAVYEEGHSSESITNAGNSTGAPVDSESSDISLRLGLPYGG, from the exons ATGGCGAGAGAGAAGATTCAGATCAGGAAAATCGACAACGCGACGGCCAGACAAGTAACGTTCTCAAAACGAAGAAGAGGTCTTTTCAAAAAAGCTGAAGAGCTATCCGTTCTCTGCGACGCTGATGTTGCTCTCATCATCTTCTCTTCCACCGGAAAGCTCTTTGAGTTTTGTAGCTCCAG CATGAGGGAAGTGTTAGAGAGGCATAACTTGCAGTCAAAGAACTTGGAGAAGCTAGATCAACCATCTCTTGAGTTACAG CTGGTCGAGAACAGCGATCACGCCCTGTTGAGCAAAGAGATTGCGGGAAAGAGCCACCGATTAAG GCAAATGAGAGGAGAGGAACTTCAAGGACTTAACATTGAAGAACTTCAACAGCTGGAAAAGGCCCTTGAATCCGGTTTGACTCGCGTAATTGAAACCAAG AGTGAAAAGATTATGAATGAGATCAGTTATCTTCAAAGAAAG GGAATGCAACTGATGGACGTGAACAAGCGGCTAAGGCAGCAA GGGACACAGTTAACGGAAGAGAACGAGCGACTAGGTCAGCAG ATATACAATAATGTGCATGAAAGATACGGTGGAGGTGAATCAGAGAACACTGCCGTGTACGAGGAAGGACACTCATCGGAGTCCATTACTAACGCCGGAAACTCCACAGGCGCTCCTGTTGACTCCGAGAGCTCCGATATCTCCCTTAGGCTCGg CTTACCGTATGGTGGTTAG